From a single Bombus terrestris chromosome 17, iyBomTerr1.2, whole genome shotgun sequence genomic region:
- the LOC100642544 gene encoding FAU ubiquitin-like and ribosomal protein S30 isoform X1 yields MANTDTVNMQLHIRGEHTTLVESHENETIADIKRKIVEAEGAVNTEFNLYCSGVLLENDASVGDLTSNILELTVSLPGGKVHGSLARAGKVKAQTPKVEKQEKSKKKTGRAKRRIQYNRRFVNVVQTYSRRRGPNANTNS; encoded by the exons ATGGCTAATACTG ATACTGTAAACATGCAGTTACACATCAGAGGAGAACATACAACTTTGGTCGAGTCACATGAAAATGAGACTATTGCAGACATAAAg aGAAAAATTGTTGAGGCAGAGGGTGCTGTAAATACAGAATTTAACTTGTACTGTTCTGGTGTCTTATTAGAAAATGATGCTTCAGTTGGAGATCTTACATCAAATATTCTAGAATTAACAGTTTCTCTTCCTGGTG gTAAGGTCCATGGATCTTTAGCGCGTGCTGGAAAAGTAAAAGCTCAAACTCCAAAG GTGGAGAAACAAGaaaagagtaaaaagaaaacaggTCGAGCTAAAAGGCGAATTCAATACAACCGAAGATTCGTTAACGTGGTTCAAACTTACAGTCGTCGACGTGGACCGAACGCTAATACAAATTCATAa
- the LOC100642544 gene encoding FAU ubiquitin-like and ribosomal protein S30 isoform X2 has product MQLHIRGEHTTLVESHENETIADIKRKIVEAEGAVNTEFNLYCSGVLLENDASVGDLTSNILELTVSLPGGKVHGSLARAGKVKAQTPKVEKQEKSKKKTGRAKRRIQYNRRFVNVVQTYSRRRGPNANTNS; this is encoded by the exons ATGCAGTTACACATCAGAGGAGAACATACAACTTTGGTCGAGTCACATGAAAATGAGACTATTGCAGACATAAAg aGAAAAATTGTTGAGGCAGAGGGTGCTGTAAATACAGAATTTAACTTGTACTGTTCTGGTGTCTTATTAGAAAATGATGCTTCAGTTGGAGATCTTACATCAAATATTCTAGAATTAACAGTTTCTCTTCCTGGTG gTAAGGTCCATGGATCTTTAGCGCGTGCTGGAAAAGTAAAAGCTCAAACTCCAAAG GTGGAGAAACAAGaaaagagtaaaaagaaaacaggTCGAGCTAAAAGGCGAATTCAATACAACCGAAGATTCGTTAACGTGGTTCAAACTTACAGTCGTCGACGTGGACCGAACGCTAATACAAATTCATAa